A single region of the Apium graveolens cultivar Ventura unplaced genomic scaffold, ASM990537v1 ctg489, whole genome shotgun sequence genome encodes:
- the LOC141702340 gene encoding epidermis-specific secreted glycoprotein EP1-like, with protein sequence MSSRLSFTISISLILLISISLAQTAVPANKTFKYANKGNRGEYIVEYGASYHVLPIFRFPFQFCFYNTTPTAFILGLRMGNRHSESTMHWVWDANRAKPVRENATLTFGTGGNLVLADVDGTVAWQTGTANKDVVRLELLPDGNLVLIDSIEKFVWQSFDHPTDTLLLGQSLLSGGPNMLVSRLSDIDASDGPYSYLLKFHYSIPKQSVDN encoded by the coding sequence ATGTCTTCTCGGCTTTCTTTCACAATTTCGATTTCACTAATCCTTCTCATATCAATCTCCTTAGCTCAAACTGCTGTGCCAGCTAACAAAACTTTTAAATATGCCAATAAAGGTAATCGAGGCGAATACATTGTCGAATATGGTGCCAGCTACCATGTACTGCCCATTTTTAGATTTCCATTCCAGTTTTGTTTCTATAACACCACTCCTACTGCCTTCATCCTCGGATTACGCATGGGAAATCGTCATTCTGAGTCAACTATGCATTGGGTTTGGGATGCCAACCGTGCCAAGCCAGTCCGAGAGAATGCAACATTGACATTTGGCACGGGTGGAAACCTTGTCCTGGCTGATGTTGATGGCACGGTTGCTTGGCAAACTGGCACAGCCAACAAAGACGTGGTACGTCTCGAATTACTTCCAGATGGTAATCTGGTGTTGATTGACTCAATAGAGAAATTTGTTTGGCAAAGTTTTGATCACCCCACTGATACACTTCTTCTCGGTCAGTCTCTCCTTTCCGGTGGACCAAACATGCTAGTCAGTCGATTGTCCGATATCGATGCCTCAGATGGGCCTTATTCATATTTGTTAAAATTCCACTACTCTATTCCAAAACAGAGTGTGGACAATTAG
- the LOC141702343 gene encoding plant-specific TFIIB-related protein PTF2-like, whose amino-acid sequence METSARCQACGERSLVTDEVSENLICTSCAVVQDYNNFQSHIGGISGPAGTYIRTGTSGSGSNYSYKESKIYKAGVLIDDLLFKLNFSVSSIDEVKKMIKTITKGEYGQGDWFSIFVGACAYVVRRKNGNLLPMTDVAALICCDTYELGRMVNRVISFLELKLPEFDIVYLYETTLRNSPSFSGIEVDKKEVMLKQGVFWCSVW is encoded by the coding sequence ATGGAGACCTCTGCACGATGTCAAGCTTGCGGTGAAAGGTCTCTGGTCACTGATGAAGTTTCTGAAAATTTGATCTGCACATCATGTGCTGTTGTTCAGGATTACAATAATTTTCAATCCCATATTGGTGGTATTAGTGGCCCGGCTGGCACGTATATCCGCACTGGCACCTCGGGCTCTGGCAGTAACTATTCGTACAAAGAAAGCAAAATTTATAAAGCTGGTGTTCTTATTGATGATCTTTTGTTTAAATTAAATTTCTCTGTTTCATCAATAGACGAGGTAAAGAAAATGATTAAAACTATTACTAAAGGTGAGTATGGTCAAGGTGATTGGTTTAGTATATTTGTTGGGGCTTGTGCTTATGTTGTTAGAAGGAAAAATGGGAACCTTTTGCCAATGACGGATGTGGCTGCTTTAATTTGTTGTGATACTTATGAGTTAGGAAGAATGGTCAATCGGGTTATTAGTTTTCTCGAATTGAAGTTGCCTGAATTTGATATTGTTTATTTGTATGAAACTACACTTAGAAATAGCCCGAGTTTTAGTGGTATTGAAGTGGATAAAAAGGAGGTGATGTTGAAACAGGGGGTGTTTTGGTGCAGTGTTTGGTAA